Genomic DNA from Desulfurivibrio alkaliphilus AHT 2:
CGGGGCTGCCGTGCGCCAGGCTCTGGGCGAGTTGGACTGCACCTTGATCCTGGAACCTGGCCGGGTTATAGTGGGCAACGCCGGGATCATGGTGACCAGGGTGCTTTACACCAAGAGCGGCCCGAAGAGCAGCCCAGAGAACAGCCATAACGGGCAAAAAAAATTCATCGTGGTGGATGCCGGCATGAACGATCTCTTCCGGCCCAGCCTGTACGATGCCTATCACGCCATCGTGCCGGTGGTGCAGGGTGATGGCGCTACCCAGACCGCCGACGTGGTGGGGCCCATCTGCGAAACCGGCGATTTTCTGGCCCGCGATCAGGAGGTGCCCGCCGCCCGGCCCGGAGAGCTGCTGGCGGTGAAAAGCGCCGGCGCCTACGGTTTTACCATGGCCTCCAACTACAACTCCCGCCCCCGGGTGGCGGAGGTGCTGGTCAACGGCACCGAATTTCATGTTATCCGCCGCCGGGAAAGCTATGAAGATCTGATCCGGGGCGAAGAGATCCCGGCCTTTCTGAACAGGTCGTAACCGCCATGCAATTCCCCATTTCCTTCACCAAGATGAGCGGCGCCGGCAATGATTTTATCCTGATGGACCATCGCCGGCCGCTGTTTGCCGATACCGCGGCGGCACAAAAGTTTGCCCGGGCGGTGTGCCGGCGCAAGTTTTCCGTGGGCGCCGACGGCCTGATCTTAATCGAAGAGAGTAAAGAGGCCGATTTCCGCTGGCAGTTTTTCAACGCCGACGGCTCGGTGGCCGAGATGTGCGGCAACGGCGCCCGCTGCGCGGCCCGCTTCGCCTATGAACGGAAGATTGCTCCGGCCCGCATGCATTTTGCCACCCTGGCCGGGATTATCGAGGCCGAGATTACCGGCACCAACGTGGGCCTGACCATGACTCCGCCCGAGAACCTGCAGCTTGACCTGCGCCTGGATGACCCGGCCGGGGGCGAGCAAACCGTGCACCTGGTCAACACCGGGGTGCCGCACGCAGTATTGCTGGTGGACGATATCGATGTCGTGCCGGTCAAGGAGTGGGGGCGCCATTTCCGCTTCCACCCCCGCTTTGCCCCCGCCGGAGCCAACGTCAACTTCGTCGGCCGGGAAACGGCAACCAGTGACCTGCTGCGGGTCAGAACCTACGAGCGGGGGGTGGAGGATGAAACCCTGGCCTGCGGCACCGGCGCGGTGGCCGCCGCCCTGGTGGCCTCCTGCCTGGACCTGACCGCTGCTCCCACCCGAGTCATCACCTCGGGCCGGGACGAACTGGTGATCCATTACCACCGGCAAGGCCGTGATTTTACCGGGGTCAAGCTGGAAGGCCCGGCGGATTTCATTTACGAGGGGCAGCTCCACCAGGAAGCCTTGCGCAGAGGGTAATCGTTCAGCAGCACCGCATCTTCGGGCGATCAGCCAGGCTTACGTACAGGTGTACGCCGCGCCTGGCTGCTTACCCGAACCTGCGGCACTGCTGAACGATTACCGCAGAAGATAACTCAGTGCGGCCCGTGGATAACTTTTTTTGACGAACATTTGAGTAGATATTTTCAGGAGGATACACCATGAGTAATAAATTTCGCGGCGCCTTTGTGGCCATTACCACCCCGTTTAACCCCGACGGCAGCCTGGATGAACAGGGATTGATCGACCTGCTCGAGTTCCAGATCGCCGCCGGCACCCACGGCATCGTGCCCTGCGGCACCACCGGCGAGGCAGCCACCATGAGCCACGAGGAGCATCACCGGGTGGTGGAGCTGACCGTAAAAACCGTGGCCGGTCGGGTGCCGGTGCTGGCCGGTACCGGTTCCAACAGCACCAGCGAGTCCATTGAGCTGACCCGGCATGCCAAAGAGGCCGGCGCCGACGGGGCGCTGCTGATCACCCCTTATTACAACAAGCCTTCCCAGGAAGGGCTGTACCGCCACTTCAAGGCCCTGGCCGAGGCGGTTGATATTCCCATCATCCTGTACAACGTACCCGGCCGCACTTCCGTTAACATGCTGCCGGCCACCGTGGCCCGCTGCGCCGAGATCGACAACATTGTCGGCATCAAGGAGGCCACCGGCAGCCTGCAGCAGGTCAGTGAGGTGATCCGCGCCTGCCCCAACGGCTTTGCGGTGTTGAGCGGCGACGATTTCACCTCCATGGCCACCGTCATGGTGGGCGGCACCGGGGTGATTTCGGTCAGCTCCAACGTGGCCCCGGCGGAAATGGCGGCAATGATCAAGGCCGCCCTGAACAACGACAACGCCAAGGCCAGGGAGCTGCATTACCGGTTGTTTCCCCTGATGCAGGCGATGTTTTTCGATACCAACCCGGTGCCGGCCAAAACCGCCCTGAAGATGATGGGCAAAATCAAGTCCGACTTCGTACGCCTGCCGCTGTACGCCACCGACCAGAACACCGTGGCCAAACTGCAACAGGTCTTACAACAGTGCGGTTTAGTTTAGGGGGCGATCATGACTAAGGTAATCGTGGCCGGCGCCGCCGGCCGGATGGGGCGCAGGATTTGCGCCATGGTACAGCAGCAGCCCGGCCTGGAGCTGGCCGCCGGTTTTGAACGGCCGGACAGCCCCGAGGTGGGGCAGGACCTGGGAGAGTTGGCCGGTCTGGGCAAGCTGGGTATTAAGGTGCTGGGTGATGCGGAAGCGGCCCTGGAGCAGGGGGAGGTGGTCATCGATTTCACCTTCCACGAGGCCACCATGAAGCTGGCCCGGCTGGCGGCCGGCAAAGGCAAGGCCATGGTCATCGGCACCACCGGGTTGACCACCGAGAACCTGGAGGATTTGCGCAACCTGGCCGCCGACGCCTTCCCCTGCGTGCAGGCGCCCAACATGGCGGTGGGGGTCAATGTGCTGTTCAAGGTGGCCCGCAAGATGGCCGCAGTGCTGGGCGACAACTACGATATCGAGATCGTCGAGGCCCACCACCGGATGAAAAAGGACGCCCCCAGCGGCACCGCCCTCAAGCTGGGGGAAATGGTGGCCCAAGGGGTGGGGCGCGACCTGGATAAAGTCGGGGTTTATGCCCGCCACGGCATCATCGGTGAGCGCAGCGACCAGGAGATCGGCATCCAGACCATCCGCGCCGGTGATATCGTCGGCGAGCACACGGTCTACTTTGCCGGCGCCGGCGAGCGCCTGGAGCTTACCCACCGGGCCCACAATCGCGACAATTTCGCCCGCGGCGCCGCCCTGGCGGCCGCCTGGGTGGTGGACAAGCCCAAGGGGCTGTACACCATGTTCGACGTGCTGGGCCTGGAAGACTTTTGAGGGTTGTGGCCTATGTCGGCCTGGGTGCCAACCTGGGGGACGGGCGCGGCAATTTGCTCCGGGCCTGGCAGCGCCTGGGTGTTGCGCCGGGCGTCTTCACCCGGCGCTTATCTCGCCCTTGGCGCAGTGAGCCGATGGGCGGGGCCAGTGAACAGTGGTTTACCAATGCGGTGGGGGAGCTGGAGACCGAACTGGCGGCGGAGGAGTTGCTGGCCCTGCTGTTGCAAATCGAGACCGAGTTGGGCCGGGACCGGCCGCGCCAGGGGTTCGACCGGCCCATTGATCTGGACCTGCTGCTTTACGGTGACCGGTTGATCAAGTTGGCCCACTTGGTGGTGCCGCATCCGGAACTGCACCGCCGCCGCTTTGTGCTGGAACCCTTAAGGGAACTGGCGCCGGAACTGGTGGTGCCGGGCCGGGGGCAGAGTGTTGCCCAACTGGCGGTGGCGTTGGCGGCGGCCGGGGAGCAGCAGCTACGACCCGACAGCTGGTGATTATTACAACCCGTTTGGCGGGTTTTTGCGAGACTATCAATGTTTAAGGACGGTCCGGATGCACCCGATTAAAATTATTATTTTGCTTGTCCTGGGGTATCTGCTGTACCGTCTTTATATGGCCGGGCGCAAAAAACGATTGGCCGCGGAGGCGGAACAGGGTCAGCCGGCGGCACTTAACGACGTGCTGGAACAGGACCCCTCCTGCGGCACATACGTGCCCCGCGGTCAGGCCCTGCGGCACCGCCGCGGTGAGCGGGAATTTTTTTTCTGCAGCGAAAAATGCCGGCAGGCTTTCATCAACAACAATGACGGGGGCTGAGCCCGGTCAATTTAACAGTTGAACAAAATCTGGAGGAAACCATGAAATTCTTTATTGATACCGCCAACCTAGAAGAGATTGCCCAGGCCGTGGATATGGGCATGGTGGATGGGGTTACCACCAACCCCTCCCTGGTGGCCAAGGAAAACAAACCCTTTGAAGCCCTGCTGAAGGAGATCACCGCCCTGGTGGATGGGCCCATCAGCGCCGAGGTGATCAGCTCGGAAAGCGACGGCATGGTGGAGGAAGGGCGTCAACTGGCCAAGCTGCACCCCAACATCGTGATCAAGGTGCCCATGACCACGGCGGGGCTCAAGGCGGTCAAGCAGCTGGCGGAGGAAGGGATCAAGACCAACGTCACCTTGGTTTTTTCACCCAGCCAGGCCCTGATGGCGGCCAAGGCCGGGGCTGCTTATGTTTCCCCCTTTGTCGGGCGGTTGGATGATATTTCCGAAAACGGCCTTAACCTGGTGCAGGACATTCTCACCATCTACGAAAACTATGGCTTCACCACCGAGATTATCGTGGCCAGTGTGCGCAAC
This window encodes:
- the dapF gene encoding diaminopimelate epimerase; translated protein: MQFPISFTKMSGAGNDFILMDHRRPLFADTAAAQKFARAVCRRKFSVGADGLILIEESKEADFRWQFFNADGSVAEMCGNGARCAARFAYERKIAPARMHFATLAGIIEAEITGTNVGLTMTPPENLQLDLRLDDPAGGEQTVHLVNTGVPHAVLLVDDIDVVPVKEWGRHFRFHPRFAPAGANVNFVGRETATSDLLRVRTYERGVEDETLACGTGAVAAALVASCLDLTAAPTRVITSGRDELVIHYHRQGRDFTGVKLEGPADFIYEGQLHQEALRRG
- the folK gene encoding 2-amino-4-hydroxy-6-hydroxymethyldihydropteridine diphosphokinase produces the protein MAYVGLGANLGDGRGNLLRAWQRLGVAPGVFTRRLSRPWRSEPMGGASEQWFTNAVGELETELAAEELLALLLQIETELGRDRPRQGFDRPIDLDLLLYGDRLIKLAHLVVPHPELHRRRFVLEPLRELAPELVVPGRGQSVAQLAVALAAAGEQQLRPDSW
- the dapA gene encoding 4-hydroxy-tetrahydrodipicolinate synthase, whose protein sequence is MSNKFRGAFVAITTPFNPDGSLDEQGLIDLLEFQIAAGTHGIVPCGTTGEAATMSHEEHHRVVELTVKTVAGRVPVLAGTGSNSTSESIELTRHAKEAGADGALLITPYYNKPSQEGLYRHFKALAEAVDIPIILYNVPGRTSVNMLPATVARCAEIDNIVGIKEATGSLQQVSEVIRACPNGFAVLSGDDFTSMATVMVGGTGVISVSSNVAPAEMAAMIKAALNNDNAKARELHYRLFPLMQAMFFDTNPVPAKTALKMMGKIKSDFVRLPLYATDQNTVAKLQQVLQQCGLV
- a CDS encoding YHS domain-containing protein, with protein sequence MHPIKIIILLVLGYLLYRLYMAGRKKRLAAEAEQGQPAALNDVLEQDPSCGTYVPRGQALRHRRGEREFFFCSEKCRQAFINNNDGG
- the fsa gene encoding fructose-6-phosphate aldolase encodes the protein MKFFIDTANLEEIAQAVDMGMVDGVTTNPSLVAKENKPFEALLKEITALVDGPISAEVISSESDGMVEEGRQLAKLHPNIVIKVPMTTAGLKAVKQLAEEGIKTNVTLVFSPSQALMAAKAGAAYVSPFVGRLDDISENGLNLVQDILTIYENYGFTTEIIVASVRNPIHVVESALMGAHIATIPFKVISQLAAHPLTDIGMEKFLADWSKRPRK
- the dapB gene encoding 4-hydroxy-tetrahydrodipicolinate reductase; translation: MTKVIVAGAAGRMGRRICAMVQQQPGLELAAGFERPDSPEVGQDLGELAGLGKLGIKVLGDAEAALEQGEVVIDFTFHEATMKLARLAAGKGKAMVIGTTGLTTENLEDLRNLAADAFPCVQAPNMAVGVNVLFKVARKMAAVLGDNYDIEIVEAHHRMKKDAPSGTALKLGEMVAQGVGRDLDKVGVYARHGIIGERSDQEIGIQTIRAGDIVGEHTVYFAGAGERLELTHRAHNRDNFARGAALAAAWVVDKPKGLYTMFDVLGLEDF